Proteins encoded together in one Carya illinoinensis cultivar Pawnee chromosome 3, C.illinoinensisPawnee_v1, whole genome shotgun sequence window:
- the LOC122305386 gene encoding probable inactive histone-lysine N-methyltransferase SUVR2 isoform X2, giving the protein MAPNPRVAAAFRAMGDIGISQEKVKPVLKNLLKLYDKSWELIEEENYRALADAIFEEEETKVMEQKKKCKNTDEEDLEEEALTHDEPERPLKRLRLRGQGGQVSPSVNACNQSLGGSSVKRPKVEEDELPKTSFRQQPREIKETPQRSIVNKGKQPLLPQIEPLGKRSMSERTASIRIKEPMAEPMAEPGIASLPKPKVPDTHVLIKPKDEPFTDDMFSSDVPDYEVPIAVIRPDPSSKVDSSVGNDTVEKQDGPEIPASMGVGNRGDDALALTSERETNCTLATIPEESPPNVEIASSPLGEVKISLSCNSTLGRPDFHMPSRTEVMKLMEDKCLRTYKIIDPKFSVMKLLNDMCECVLELGTYGPNESQEGPDVLERSSAQGTLGIGDDEETLCMPSCTTNGSVHVQCPSAVDVPLSRPMSLSSSDLMSIHDVNDITKGEERDRILWVNEINGEHLPPFKYIPQNLVFQNASVNFALSRIGDEDCCSSCLGDCLFLSTPCHCANETGGQFAYAKEGLLREEFLEECISITRDSQRHQNLYCRECPLERVRNDVCLEPCKGHLRRKFIKECWSKCGCSKNCGNRVVQRGITCKLQVFCTSEGKGWGLRTLEDLPKGAFVCEYAGEILTNTELYDRNLENSKSGKPTYSILLDADWGSGDLKNEEALCLDATFFGNVARFINHRCLDANLVEIPVKVESPDRIYYHLAFFTTRVVTALEELTWDYGINFDDHDQPVKGFCCRCGSKFCRNMKRSTRSRSASIVR; this is encoded by the exons ATGGCGCCGAATCCTAGAGTTGCAGCAGCCTTTCGTGCAATGGGGGATATTGGAATTAGTCAAGAGAAAGTGAAACCGGTGTTAAAAAATCTTCTAAAATTGTATGACAAAAGCTGGGAACTTATAGAAGAGGAGAATTATAGAGCTCTTGCAGATGCTATatttgaggaggaggagactaAG GTTATGGAACAGAAGAAGAAGTGTAAGAATACTGAC GAAGAAGATTTGGAGGAAGAAGCTCTGACGCATGATGAGCCTGAACGTCCTCTAAAGAGGTTGCGCTTGAGAGGCCAAGGGGGTCAGGTTTCACCGTCGGTCAATGCCTGTAACCAAAGTTTGGGTGGAAGTTCGGTAAAAAGGCCTAAAGTGGAGGAGGATGAACTGCCCAAAACTTCTTTCCGACAGCAGCCTCGAGAAATAAAGGAGACACCCCAGCGTAGTATTGTTAACAAAGGCAAGCAGCCTCTCTTACCTCAAATTGAGCCCCTGGGAAAACGATCAATGTCTGAGAGAACAGCAAGCATTCGCATTAAAGAGCCAATGGCTGAGCCAATGGCTGAGCCAGGCATTGCGAGTTTGCCCAAGCCGAAGGTTCCAGATACTCATGTATTGATCAAGCCAAAGGATGAGCCATTTACAGATGATATGTTTAGCAGTGATGTGCCAGACTATGAGGTTCCTATTGCAGTGATCCGTCCAG ATCCATCGAGTAAGGTAGATTCTTCAGTTGGGAATGATACAGTTGAAAAACAAGATGGTCCAGAGATTCCAGCATCCATGGGTGTAGGAAACAGAGGTGATGATGCTCTAGCTTTAACGAGTGAGAGGGAAACCAACTGCACACTTGCAACCATCCCAGAGGAATCTCCTCCCAATGTAGAGATTGCCTCCTCGCCCTTAGGAGAGGTAAAGATTTCTCTGAGCTGCAACTCCACCCTTGGAAGACCAGATTTCCATATGCCTAGTCGTACTGAGGTTATGAAACTGATGGAGGACAAATGTTTACGCACATATAAAATCATTGACCCAAAATTTTCTGTCATGAAACTGTTGAACGATATGTGTGAGTGCGTCTTGGAACTGGGAACTTATGGCCCTAATGAATCGCAGGAAGGCCCTGATGTATTGGAGAGATCTTCTGCACAGGGCACTTTGGGAATTGGAGATGATGAAGAAACTTTGTGCATGCCATCCTGTACTACAAATGGATCAGTCCATGTTCAATGCCCTTCTGCAGTGGATGTGCCTCTTTCAAGACCTATGTCATTAAGTTCTAGCGATTTAATGTCCATCCATGATGTTAATGACATaacaaaaggagaagaaagggaCAGAATTTTGTGGGTCAATGAAATCAACGGGGAACATCTACCACCCTTTAAGTACATACCTCAAAACCTTGTTTTCCAAAATGCTTCTGTCAACTTTGCCCTATCTCGGATTGGGGATGAGGATTGTTGTTCCAGTTGTTTGGGTGATTGCCTTTTCTTATCTACACCTTGTCATTGTGCAAATGAAACCGGAGGCCAGTTTGCATACGCAAAAGAAGGTCTTCTTAGGGAAGAATTCTTGGAAGAGTGTATCTCTATCACTCGCGACTCACAAAGACACCAGAACTTGTATTGTAGAGAATGCCCGCTTGAAAGAGTGAGGAATGATGTCTGTTTAGAACCATGCAAAGGCCACTTAAGGAGGAAGTTTATCAAAGAATGCTGGAGCAAGTGTGGCTGCAGTAAAAACTGTGGCAATAGAGTGGTGCAGCGAGGCATAACTTGCAAGTTGCAG GTGTTTTGCACTTCTGAAGGAAAAGGATGGGGTCTCCGAACCCTAGAGGACCTGCCAAAAGGTGCATTTGTGTGTGAGTATGCTGGAGAAATTTTAACCAACACTGAGTTGTATGATAGAAACTTGGAAAACAGCAAAAGTGGCAAACCTACGTACTCAATTCTACTGGATGCAGACTGGGGTTCAGGAGATCTAAAGAATGAAGAAGCTCTCTGTTTGGATGCAACATTTTTTGGCAATGTTGCTAGGTTTATTAACCATAG GTGTTTGGACGCAAACTTGGTTGAGATCCCAGTTAAAGTGGAGAGCCCCGATCGTATCTACTACCAT CTTGCCTTCTTCACAACAAGAGTAGTAACTGCCTTGGAGGAACTCACTTGG GATTATGGCATCAACTTTGACGACCATGATCAGCCTGTGAAGGGATTCTGCTGTCGATGTGGTAGTAAGTTCTGCAGAAACATGAAGCGCTCAACTA GGTCTAGATCTGCATCAATTGTGAGATGA
- the LOC122305386 gene encoding probable inactive histone-lysine N-methyltransferase SUVR2 isoform X1, with protein MAPNPRVAAAFRAMGDIGISQEKVKPVLKNLLKLYDKSWELIEEENYRALADAIFEEEETKVMEQKKKCKNTDEEDLEEEALTHDEPERPLKRLRLRGQGGQVSPSVNACNQSLGGSSVKRPKVEEDELPKTSFRQQPREIKETPQRSIVNKGKQPLLPQIEPLGKRSMSERTASIRIKEPMAEPMAEPGIASLPKPKVPDTHVLIKPKDEPFTDDMFSSDVPDYEVPIAVIRPDPSSKVDSSVGNDTVEKQDGPEIPASMGVGNRGDDALALTSERETNCTLATIPEESPPNVEIASSPLGEVKISLSCNSTLGRPDFHMPSRTEVMKLMEDKCLRTYKIIDPKFSVMKLLNDMCECVLELGTYGPNESQEGPDVLERSSAQGTLGIGDDEETLCMPSCTTNGSVHVQCPSAVDVPLSRPMSLSSSDLMSIHDVNDITKGEERDRILWVNEINGEHLPPFKYIPQNLVFQNASVNFALSRIGDEDCCSSCLGDCLFLSTPCHCANETGGQFAYAKEGLLREEFLEECISITRDSQRHQNLYCRECPLERVRNDVCLEPCKGHLRRKFIKECWSKCGCSKNCGNRVVQRGITCKLQVFCTSEGKGWGLRTLEDLPKGAFVCEYAGEILTNTELYDRNLENSKSGKPTYSILLDADWGSGDLKNEEALCLDATFFGNVARFINHRCLDANLVEIPVKVESPDRIYYHLAFFTTRVVTALEELTWDYGINFDDHDQPVKGFCCRCGSKFCRNMKRSTSTHPFSLFYMLQILLYCNMRILTFIFSS; from the exons ATGGCGCCGAATCCTAGAGTTGCAGCAGCCTTTCGTGCAATGGGGGATATTGGAATTAGTCAAGAGAAAGTGAAACCGGTGTTAAAAAATCTTCTAAAATTGTATGACAAAAGCTGGGAACTTATAGAAGAGGAGAATTATAGAGCTCTTGCAGATGCTATatttgaggaggaggagactaAG GTTATGGAACAGAAGAAGAAGTGTAAGAATACTGAC GAAGAAGATTTGGAGGAAGAAGCTCTGACGCATGATGAGCCTGAACGTCCTCTAAAGAGGTTGCGCTTGAGAGGCCAAGGGGGTCAGGTTTCACCGTCGGTCAATGCCTGTAACCAAAGTTTGGGTGGAAGTTCGGTAAAAAGGCCTAAAGTGGAGGAGGATGAACTGCCCAAAACTTCTTTCCGACAGCAGCCTCGAGAAATAAAGGAGACACCCCAGCGTAGTATTGTTAACAAAGGCAAGCAGCCTCTCTTACCTCAAATTGAGCCCCTGGGAAAACGATCAATGTCTGAGAGAACAGCAAGCATTCGCATTAAAGAGCCAATGGCTGAGCCAATGGCTGAGCCAGGCATTGCGAGTTTGCCCAAGCCGAAGGTTCCAGATACTCATGTATTGATCAAGCCAAAGGATGAGCCATTTACAGATGATATGTTTAGCAGTGATGTGCCAGACTATGAGGTTCCTATTGCAGTGATCCGTCCAG ATCCATCGAGTAAGGTAGATTCTTCAGTTGGGAATGATACAGTTGAAAAACAAGATGGTCCAGAGATTCCAGCATCCATGGGTGTAGGAAACAGAGGTGATGATGCTCTAGCTTTAACGAGTGAGAGGGAAACCAACTGCACACTTGCAACCATCCCAGAGGAATCTCCTCCCAATGTAGAGATTGCCTCCTCGCCCTTAGGAGAGGTAAAGATTTCTCTGAGCTGCAACTCCACCCTTGGAAGACCAGATTTCCATATGCCTAGTCGTACTGAGGTTATGAAACTGATGGAGGACAAATGTTTACGCACATATAAAATCATTGACCCAAAATTTTCTGTCATGAAACTGTTGAACGATATGTGTGAGTGCGTCTTGGAACTGGGAACTTATGGCCCTAATGAATCGCAGGAAGGCCCTGATGTATTGGAGAGATCTTCTGCACAGGGCACTTTGGGAATTGGAGATGATGAAGAAACTTTGTGCATGCCATCCTGTACTACAAATGGATCAGTCCATGTTCAATGCCCTTCTGCAGTGGATGTGCCTCTTTCAAGACCTATGTCATTAAGTTCTAGCGATTTAATGTCCATCCATGATGTTAATGACATaacaaaaggagaagaaagggaCAGAATTTTGTGGGTCAATGAAATCAACGGGGAACATCTACCACCCTTTAAGTACATACCTCAAAACCTTGTTTTCCAAAATGCTTCTGTCAACTTTGCCCTATCTCGGATTGGGGATGAGGATTGTTGTTCCAGTTGTTTGGGTGATTGCCTTTTCTTATCTACACCTTGTCATTGTGCAAATGAAACCGGAGGCCAGTTTGCATACGCAAAAGAAGGTCTTCTTAGGGAAGAATTCTTGGAAGAGTGTATCTCTATCACTCGCGACTCACAAAGACACCAGAACTTGTATTGTAGAGAATGCCCGCTTGAAAGAGTGAGGAATGATGTCTGTTTAGAACCATGCAAAGGCCACTTAAGGAGGAAGTTTATCAAAGAATGCTGGAGCAAGTGTGGCTGCAGTAAAAACTGTGGCAATAGAGTGGTGCAGCGAGGCATAACTTGCAAGTTGCAG GTGTTTTGCACTTCTGAAGGAAAAGGATGGGGTCTCCGAACCCTAGAGGACCTGCCAAAAGGTGCATTTGTGTGTGAGTATGCTGGAGAAATTTTAACCAACACTGAGTTGTATGATAGAAACTTGGAAAACAGCAAAAGTGGCAAACCTACGTACTCAATTCTACTGGATGCAGACTGGGGTTCAGGAGATCTAAAGAATGAAGAAGCTCTCTGTTTGGATGCAACATTTTTTGGCAATGTTGCTAGGTTTATTAACCATAG GTGTTTGGACGCAAACTTGGTTGAGATCCCAGTTAAAGTGGAGAGCCCCGATCGTATCTACTACCAT CTTGCCTTCTTCACAACAAGAGTAGTAACTGCCTTGGAGGAACTCACTTGG GATTATGGCATCAACTTTGACGACCATGATCAGCCTGTGAAGGGATTCTGCTGTCGATGTGGTAGTAAGTTCTGCAGAAACATGAAGCGCTCAACTAGTACGCACCCTTTCTCATTATTCTACATGTTGCAAATCCTTCTTTATTGCAACATGAGAATATTGACCTTTATTTTTTCTAG ttaA
- the LOC122305386 gene encoding probable inactive histone-lysine N-methyltransferase SUVR2 isoform X4, whose amino-acid sequence MAPNPRVAAAFRAMGDIGISQEKVKPVLKNLLKLYDKSWELIEEENYRALADAIFEEEETKVMEQKKKCKNTDEEDLEEEALTHDEPERPLKRLRLRGQGGQVSPSVNACNQSLGGSSVKRPKVEEDELPKTSFRQQPREIKETPQRSIVNKGKQPLLPQIEPLGKRSMSERTASIRIKEPMAEPMAEPGIASLPKPKVPDTHVLIKPKDEPFTDDMFSSDVPDYEVPIAVIRPDPSSKVDSSVGNDTVEKQDGPEIPASMGVGNRGDDALALTSERETNCTLATIPEESPPNVEIASSPLGEEGPDVLERSSAQGTLGIGDDEETLCMPSCTTNGSVHVQCPSAVDVPLSRPMSLSSSDLMSIHDVNDITKGEERDRILWVNEINGEHLPPFKYIPQNLVFQNASVNFALSRIGDEDCCSSCLGDCLFLSTPCHCANETGGQFAYAKEGLLREEFLEECISITRDSQRHQNLYCRECPLERVRNDVCLEPCKGHLRRKFIKECWSKCGCSKNCGNRVVQRGITCKLQVFCTSEGKGWGLRTLEDLPKGAFVCEYAGEILTNTELYDRNLENSKSGKPTYSILLDADWGSGDLKNEEALCLDATFFGNVARFINHRCLDANLVEIPVKVESPDRIYYHLAFFTTRVVTALEELTWDYGINFDDHDQPVKGFCCRCGSKFCRNMKRSTSTHPFSLFYMLQILLYCNMRILTFIFSS is encoded by the exons ATGGCGCCGAATCCTAGAGTTGCAGCAGCCTTTCGTGCAATGGGGGATATTGGAATTAGTCAAGAGAAAGTGAAACCGGTGTTAAAAAATCTTCTAAAATTGTATGACAAAAGCTGGGAACTTATAGAAGAGGAGAATTATAGAGCTCTTGCAGATGCTATatttgaggaggaggagactaAG GTTATGGAACAGAAGAAGAAGTGTAAGAATACTGAC GAAGAAGATTTGGAGGAAGAAGCTCTGACGCATGATGAGCCTGAACGTCCTCTAAAGAGGTTGCGCTTGAGAGGCCAAGGGGGTCAGGTTTCACCGTCGGTCAATGCCTGTAACCAAAGTTTGGGTGGAAGTTCGGTAAAAAGGCCTAAAGTGGAGGAGGATGAACTGCCCAAAACTTCTTTCCGACAGCAGCCTCGAGAAATAAAGGAGACACCCCAGCGTAGTATTGTTAACAAAGGCAAGCAGCCTCTCTTACCTCAAATTGAGCCCCTGGGAAAACGATCAATGTCTGAGAGAACAGCAAGCATTCGCATTAAAGAGCCAATGGCTGAGCCAATGGCTGAGCCAGGCATTGCGAGTTTGCCCAAGCCGAAGGTTCCAGATACTCATGTATTGATCAAGCCAAAGGATGAGCCATTTACAGATGATATGTTTAGCAGTGATGTGCCAGACTATGAGGTTCCTATTGCAGTGATCCGTCCAG ATCCATCGAGTAAGGTAGATTCTTCAGTTGGGAATGATACAGTTGAAAAACAAGATGGTCCAGAGATTCCAGCATCCATGGGTGTAGGAAACAGAGGTGATGATGCTCTAGCTTTAACGAGTGAGAGGGAAACCAACTGCACACTTGCAACCATCCCAGAGGAATCTCCTCCCAATGTAGAGATTGCCTCCTCGCCCTTAGGAGAG GAAGGCCCTGATGTATTGGAGAGATCTTCTGCACAGGGCACTTTGGGAATTGGAGATGATGAAGAAACTTTGTGCATGCCATCCTGTACTACAAATGGATCAGTCCATGTTCAATGCCCTTCTGCAGTGGATGTGCCTCTTTCAAGACCTATGTCATTAAGTTCTAGCGATTTAATGTCCATCCATGATGTTAATGACATaacaaaaggagaagaaagggaCAGAATTTTGTGGGTCAATGAAATCAACGGGGAACATCTACCACCCTTTAAGTACATACCTCAAAACCTTGTTTTCCAAAATGCTTCTGTCAACTTTGCCCTATCTCGGATTGGGGATGAGGATTGTTGTTCCAGTTGTTTGGGTGATTGCCTTTTCTTATCTACACCTTGTCATTGTGCAAATGAAACCGGAGGCCAGTTTGCATACGCAAAAGAAGGTCTTCTTAGGGAAGAATTCTTGGAAGAGTGTATCTCTATCACTCGCGACTCACAAAGACACCAGAACTTGTATTGTAGAGAATGCCCGCTTGAAAGAGTGAGGAATGATGTCTGTTTAGAACCATGCAAAGGCCACTTAAGGAGGAAGTTTATCAAAGAATGCTGGAGCAAGTGTGGCTGCAGTAAAAACTGTGGCAATAGAGTGGTGCAGCGAGGCATAACTTGCAAGTTGCAG GTGTTTTGCACTTCTGAAGGAAAAGGATGGGGTCTCCGAACCCTAGAGGACCTGCCAAAAGGTGCATTTGTGTGTGAGTATGCTGGAGAAATTTTAACCAACACTGAGTTGTATGATAGAAACTTGGAAAACAGCAAAAGTGGCAAACCTACGTACTCAATTCTACTGGATGCAGACTGGGGTTCAGGAGATCTAAAGAATGAAGAAGCTCTCTGTTTGGATGCAACATTTTTTGGCAATGTTGCTAGGTTTATTAACCATAG GTGTTTGGACGCAAACTTGGTTGAGATCCCAGTTAAAGTGGAGAGCCCCGATCGTATCTACTACCAT CTTGCCTTCTTCACAACAAGAGTAGTAACTGCCTTGGAGGAACTCACTTGG GATTATGGCATCAACTTTGACGACCATGATCAGCCTGTGAAGGGATTCTGCTGTCGATGTGGTAGTAAGTTCTGCAGAAACATGAAGCGCTCAACTAGTACGCACCCTTTCTCATTATTCTACATGTTGCAAATCCTTCTTTATTGCAACATGAGAATATTGACCTTTATTTTTTCTAG ttaA
- the LOC122305386 gene encoding probable inactive histone-lysine N-methyltransferase SUVR2 isoform X3, protein MLYLRRRRLRLWNRRRSEEDLEEEALTHDEPERPLKRLRLRGQGGQVSPSVNACNQSLGGSSVKRPKVEEDELPKTSFRQQPREIKETPQRSIVNKGKQPLLPQIEPLGKRSMSERTASIRIKEPMAEPMAEPGIASLPKPKVPDTHVLIKPKDEPFTDDMFSSDVPDYEVPIAVIRPDPSSKVDSSVGNDTVEKQDGPEIPASMGVGNRGDDALALTSERETNCTLATIPEESPPNVEIASSPLGEVKISLSCNSTLGRPDFHMPSRTEVMKLMEDKCLRTYKIIDPKFSVMKLLNDMCECVLELGTYGPNESQEGPDVLERSSAQGTLGIGDDEETLCMPSCTTNGSVHVQCPSAVDVPLSRPMSLSSSDLMSIHDVNDITKGEERDRILWVNEINGEHLPPFKYIPQNLVFQNASVNFALSRIGDEDCCSSCLGDCLFLSTPCHCANETGGQFAYAKEGLLREEFLEECISITRDSQRHQNLYCRECPLERVRNDVCLEPCKGHLRRKFIKECWSKCGCSKNCGNRVVQRGITCKLQVFCTSEGKGWGLRTLEDLPKGAFVCEYAGEILTNTELYDRNLENSKSGKPTYSILLDADWGSGDLKNEEALCLDATFFGNVARFINHRCLDANLVEIPVKVESPDRIYYHLAFFTTRVVTALEELTWDYGINFDDHDQPVKGFCCRCGSKFCRNMKRSTSTHPFSLFYMLQILLYCNMRILTFIFSS, encoded by the exons ATGCTATatttgaggaggaggagactaAG GTTATGGAACAGAAGAAGAAGT GAAGAAGATTTGGAGGAAGAAGCTCTGACGCATGATGAGCCTGAACGTCCTCTAAAGAGGTTGCGCTTGAGAGGCCAAGGGGGTCAGGTTTCACCGTCGGTCAATGCCTGTAACCAAAGTTTGGGTGGAAGTTCGGTAAAAAGGCCTAAAGTGGAGGAGGATGAACTGCCCAAAACTTCTTTCCGACAGCAGCCTCGAGAAATAAAGGAGACACCCCAGCGTAGTATTGTTAACAAAGGCAAGCAGCCTCTCTTACCTCAAATTGAGCCCCTGGGAAAACGATCAATGTCTGAGAGAACAGCAAGCATTCGCATTAAAGAGCCAATGGCTGAGCCAATGGCTGAGCCAGGCATTGCGAGTTTGCCCAAGCCGAAGGTTCCAGATACTCATGTATTGATCAAGCCAAAGGATGAGCCATTTACAGATGATATGTTTAGCAGTGATGTGCCAGACTATGAGGTTCCTATTGCAGTGATCCGTCCAG ATCCATCGAGTAAGGTAGATTCTTCAGTTGGGAATGATACAGTTGAAAAACAAGATGGTCCAGAGATTCCAGCATCCATGGGTGTAGGAAACAGAGGTGATGATGCTCTAGCTTTAACGAGTGAGAGGGAAACCAACTGCACACTTGCAACCATCCCAGAGGAATCTCCTCCCAATGTAGAGATTGCCTCCTCGCCCTTAGGAGAGGTAAAGATTTCTCTGAGCTGCAACTCCACCCTTGGAAGACCAGATTTCCATATGCCTAGTCGTACTGAGGTTATGAAACTGATGGAGGACAAATGTTTACGCACATATAAAATCATTGACCCAAAATTTTCTGTCATGAAACTGTTGAACGATATGTGTGAGTGCGTCTTGGAACTGGGAACTTATGGCCCTAATGAATCGCAGGAAGGCCCTGATGTATTGGAGAGATCTTCTGCACAGGGCACTTTGGGAATTGGAGATGATGAAGAAACTTTGTGCATGCCATCCTGTACTACAAATGGATCAGTCCATGTTCAATGCCCTTCTGCAGTGGATGTGCCTCTTTCAAGACCTATGTCATTAAGTTCTAGCGATTTAATGTCCATCCATGATGTTAATGACATaacaaaaggagaagaaagggaCAGAATTTTGTGGGTCAATGAAATCAACGGGGAACATCTACCACCCTTTAAGTACATACCTCAAAACCTTGTTTTCCAAAATGCTTCTGTCAACTTTGCCCTATCTCGGATTGGGGATGAGGATTGTTGTTCCAGTTGTTTGGGTGATTGCCTTTTCTTATCTACACCTTGTCATTGTGCAAATGAAACCGGAGGCCAGTTTGCATACGCAAAAGAAGGTCTTCTTAGGGAAGAATTCTTGGAAGAGTGTATCTCTATCACTCGCGACTCACAAAGACACCAGAACTTGTATTGTAGAGAATGCCCGCTTGAAAGAGTGAGGAATGATGTCTGTTTAGAACCATGCAAAGGCCACTTAAGGAGGAAGTTTATCAAAGAATGCTGGAGCAAGTGTGGCTGCAGTAAAAACTGTGGCAATAGAGTGGTGCAGCGAGGCATAACTTGCAAGTTGCAG GTGTTTTGCACTTCTGAAGGAAAAGGATGGGGTCTCCGAACCCTAGAGGACCTGCCAAAAGGTGCATTTGTGTGTGAGTATGCTGGAGAAATTTTAACCAACACTGAGTTGTATGATAGAAACTTGGAAAACAGCAAAAGTGGCAAACCTACGTACTCAATTCTACTGGATGCAGACTGGGGTTCAGGAGATCTAAAGAATGAAGAAGCTCTCTGTTTGGATGCAACATTTTTTGGCAATGTTGCTAGGTTTATTAACCATAG GTGTTTGGACGCAAACTTGGTTGAGATCCCAGTTAAAGTGGAGAGCCCCGATCGTATCTACTACCAT CTTGCCTTCTTCACAACAAGAGTAGTAACTGCCTTGGAGGAACTCACTTGG GATTATGGCATCAACTTTGACGACCATGATCAGCCTGTGAAGGGATTCTGCTGTCGATGTGGTAGTAAGTTCTGCAGAAACATGAAGCGCTCAACTAGTACGCACCCTTTCTCATTATTCTACATGTTGCAAATCCTTCTTTATTGCAACATGAGAATATTGACCTTTATTTTTTCTAG ttaA
- the LOC122305390 gene encoding plasmodesmata-located protein 1-like isoform X1, with translation MDLPRTLFSIFSISMLSSFFPCAESAADYTNLVFKGCAEQKFQDSTGIYSQNLKTLLSSLVSLSSQKTFSSTNSGADQNSIMGLYQCRGDLTLPECFNCVSKISDTADKRCGKAVAARIQLNGCYVRYEVAGFKQVSDTEFLYKVCGSTQASEAGFDQKRNTAFDMVESGVKTDASTGGLFYTGRYESVYVLGQCEGDLGSDDCGDCVSSAVERAKADCGESISGQVYLQKCYVSYSYYPKGVPSISSSSGNEEQRHTQRTVALAVGGLAACGFITVFFLFVKSVMKKRGGKHGG, from the exons ATGGATTTGCCCAGAACACTCTTCtctatattttctatttctatGCTTTCCTCGTTCTTTCCCTGTGCTGAAAGTGCAGCAGACTACACAAACTTGGTCTTCAAGGGCTGTGCAGAGCAGAAGTTCCAGGACTCAACTGGGATTTACTCACAAAACCTCAAGACCCTCTTGTCTTCTTTGGTTTCACTGTCTTCACAGAAGACTTTCTCCTCTACCAACTCAGGTGCAGATCAAAATAGCATCATGGGTCTTTACCAATGCAGAGGGGACCTCACGCTCCCCGAGTGCTTCAACTGCGTGAGCAAGATATCAGATACGGCAGACAAGCGATGTGGCAAAGCTGTAGCAGCTAGAATTCAACTCAACGGGTGTTATGTGCGGTATGAGGTTGCTGGGTTCAAACAAGTTTCTGACACTGAATTTCTGTACAAGGTGTGTGGATCAACTCAAGCAAGTGAAGCTGGGTTTGATCAAAAGAGGAACACGGCCTTTGATATGGTGGAGAGTGGGGTTAAGACTGATGCTAGCACGGGGGGTTTGTTTTACACAGGGAGATATGAATCGGTTTACGTGTTGGGGCAGTGTGAGGGCGATTTAGGCAGTGATGATTGTGGGGATTGTGTGAGTAGTGCAGTGGAGAGGGCCAAAGCTGACTGTGGTGAATCCATCTCTGGGCAAGTGTATCTACAAAAGTGCTATGTCAGCTACAGCTATTACCCAAAAGGCGTCCCCAGCATATCTTCATCATCAG GGAACGAGGAGCAACGACACACACAGAGGACAGTGGCTCTTGCAGTTGGAGGTTTGGCAGCTTGTGGCTTCATTACAGTTTTTTTCCTGTTTGTTAAATCAGTGATGAAGAAACGAGGTGGTAAGCATGGAGGCTGA
- the LOC122305390 gene encoding plasmodesmata-located protein 1-like isoform X2 has translation MDLPRTLFSIFSISMLSSFFPCAESAADYTNLVFKGCAEQKFQDSTGIYSQNLKTLLSSLVSLSSQKTFSSTNSGADQNSIMGLYQCRGDLTLPECFNCVSKISDTADKRCGKAVAARIQLNGCYVRYEVAGFKQVSDTEFLYKVCGSTQASEAGFDQKRNTAFDMVESGVKTDASTGGLFYTGRYESVYVLGQCEGDLGSDDCGDCVSSAVERAKADCGESISGQVYLQKCYVSYSYYPKGVPSISSSSGNEEQRHTQRTVALAVGGLAACGFITVFFLFVKSVMKKRGDD, from the exons ATGGATTTGCCCAGAACACTCTTCtctatattttctatttctatGCTTTCCTCGTTCTTTCCCTGTGCTGAAAGTGCAGCAGACTACACAAACTTGGTCTTCAAGGGCTGTGCAGAGCAGAAGTTCCAGGACTCAACTGGGATTTACTCACAAAACCTCAAGACCCTCTTGTCTTCTTTGGTTTCACTGTCTTCACAGAAGACTTTCTCCTCTACCAACTCAGGTGCAGATCAAAATAGCATCATGGGTCTTTACCAATGCAGAGGGGACCTCACGCTCCCCGAGTGCTTCAACTGCGTGAGCAAGATATCAGATACGGCAGACAAGCGATGTGGCAAAGCTGTAGCAGCTAGAATTCAACTCAACGGGTGTTATGTGCGGTATGAGGTTGCTGGGTTCAAACAAGTTTCTGACACTGAATTTCTGTACAAGGTGTGTGGATCAACTCAAGCAAGTGAAGCTGGGTTTGATCAAAAGAGGAACACGGCCTTTGATATGGTGGAGAGTGGGGTTAAGACTGATGCTAGCACGGGGGGTTTGTTTTACACAGGGAGATATGAATCGGTTTACGTGTTGGGGCAGTGTGAGGGCGATTTAGGCAGTGATGATTGTGGGGATTGTGTGAGTAGTGCAGTGGAGAGGGCCAAAGCTGACTGTGGTGAATCCATCTCTGGGCAAGTGTATCTACAAAAGTGCTATGTCAGCTACAGCTATTACCCAAAAGGCGTCCCCAGCATATCTTCATCATCAG GGAACGAGGAGCAACGACACACACAGAGGACAGTGGCTCTTGCAGTTGGAGGTTTGGCAGCTTGTGGCTTCATTACAGTTTTTTTCCTGTTTGTTAAATCAGTGATGAAGAAACGAGGTG ATGATTGA